attatttccttatttcaataataaaataaataatataaatataatagattaataattatattttattttaataatataataaatgatataatatattaatttgataattgtatatttaatttaataataaaataatataatataatataataaatttataattttatatttatttcaataataaaataaattatacaaCAGTATCAGCTAAATATATTTTTACCAAATACTTAACATAGAtcagctatcatcagctatcaactaaaagtaacagctatcagctaacggttatcagctgtattcaacagttaaatcaAACGCGCCTTTAGAAAATTGAAACACATACTGATAATtgcacaaaaattaaaaaaaaaaaaatagaaaaccgTGTGCCGTTATGAGATTGGTGTGGGAGTTGGCATAAAAGCAGAAATTTTTATTTGGAACaactatttaattataataattaattaagacaaTTATAATAAAATCATGCTATATAATAGATAATAAATAAAGGTTATTTCGGATAGTAGTGACAGTAACTAActgtgtgaatattgagatacacTTAAAGGGCAATATTGATACTATTTTTGTTGTGCAGTaggatttatttgatttttttttaattgtaattaGTTGTTATGGCAAGTGTCTAATTGGATTTTAGCTTGGATTTGGAGACAAACTAATATATAGAGTCGCTCGTACTCTTGCTAGGTAGCTAGTTTATATGTTAGTCTCACTTATTGGTTCGAACCTCTAAGCTCATTGTGTAATATTCTTTTTATTGATATCATTCTAAATTTtgttttctttatattttagGTTTAAAATTACATATATCGAGAAAATTTACTGGCCTGAGTTTAAAATGGACCTAATATATTAAGTTTTTACTGGATTTTAttagtaaaattattattattttaaaaatataatataatttaatatttatttttatatttcatatttataaaattatattataaaattttattaatgatatatataattcttaattaattataatttaatttaaatgttaataaataaaaaaatacttgatattattttatatttgataaacatataaaaatatataccATTTAATCTCAAAATTTTGAAATAAGTTTAGCAAtagattatttttcattatttttttaaatgagtTGATATACCTATATCTACATTATATGTCAATATGTAAAGGGGAATATTAGCTTTACCCAAATTGCCCTttacttttaaaattaattataattatatttttactatttaaattaattttaaagtttgtataaatttaaaaaatttagtctTACTTATACTTaccttcaattaaatataaaattttataagaaataactaactaaaataagaaattaataaatgaaaaataaaaaatattattaatctgtctattatttataaaaatataaaaaaatatatttatagcgATAGATGAATAATTCGTCGCCAATGATACATATTAAACATAATAATATATAGTTAATCATATAAATTCGTCGCTAATACTATTTCGTGACAAAACAAAATATCACTAATAATTTTAGCAATTAATACCTTCTAAACATTATCGTCACGAATCTTTTAATGACAGAAAATTTGTCGTTGCATCCTTTATGATGTTAATTTCGTAGTATTATATTGTCATTAATAACTTTTAGCGAAAAAATACTTGTCACTAAATAcctagtaattttatttttttaacttttattatattatatttaaatttataattaagttaatattatatattaataatataacatacgacttttataaaaatacaatcaaattaagaaaattttaaattgataatatgtttatttatataagtatttaaaataacactaaaattaatattttaatttaaataattgaatatagtatttataatattatgataatattatataatatataaaaattaataaaaagttatataaaaaattaaatcataaattttgTATTAAGTATGATAACATACAACGCACgtttacaaaaaataaaaataaaaatgagtactaataaaaaataaacaaagtagaaaaaaaaaactcttatacTATGTGGCGATTTTGAAATATTATTcaaattatcatattttaaatataagaaatatttttaaaaatatatttttaaattttataaataatttttaattgaataattatctaaatatataaataataaaatgaaaatacaTTAAATTTATTATGGATAATGAAAATACTTTTGTAAAGTCATTTTTAAAGTTTAGCTTTTGTACATGTTTGATTTAGTTGTTGGACTAAGGGTGTGCACTTTTGGTTCTAGTTTGAAGTCTATTTATGAATTGAAATTGAACCAAAATTTTGGTATCGTTTTGGTTTGGTTCCTTGTTGTTTTGGTTCTAGCTCAattcttgattttttttattttggagacataaaaattttataattaataaaattttaaaaaataatatattttaaataaaaaataaaattaaatctactaCCAGCTAACGAGGAAAGATATTTATTTCAAAGTTGATGCACCAGCTAATGAGGAAAGATATTTATTTTAAAGTTGATGCAAACGGTAACTGATACATAGTTTATAAGTTATTGACATCATTTTTAATAGGTTTAACACATAAGCTTATTCAACAATTTGGATATCTATTAATAATTAGCTacgttcaattgtttaattatgtatatatatatgttgaaATATTTCCTATAATTTGGAAGGGAAAAACCCGAGAAAATTACGTTCTATATATCATGTAGCTCTTCAATTAATAAATAAACATTTGTATTCAATTGTAGCTACCTTTTAAGCAAGGGAAAAAAAAGCTAAATAGAGGTGATAATTCAGCAAATGGATTCAGAGATATTATGGAAACAGATAGCAAGCAAAACTTAACTATCACAgaataaagaaataaatgtttGGAAGAAACTAAGAATTATTATGGTAATGATAGAAATCAACAATCTGTTCACTCATATGTTTAGATGGCCAACAAAAAAAGGAGTAACCTAAATTGATCTACAGCCACACCTATAGATGGCGGACCACCATCTCTAGATCATCCATGGTAGATCCAACATCATCATTCTGATTTTTATCACAAGTTAAGACACTTGAAGGAAATAGGTAGGGACTAGGAATGGAGTTTGGGCTTAGCAGGGGCCTCCATGCCATTGCCACATCCAGAGAATGAGCTAGCGTGTATGTGTGCATCTTTTTGGTTGGTGGCTGTTCCATTACGTCACCACctcaatattaatatttttttattcccTTGCGGTCATCTGGACTCTTTTAAGCTTTGTTCTTGGTTGGTCTACTGTTAGTTCCTCTGACTTTACCGCTTCTCTCATTCTTTCTTTGTCTATGTGTGTGTGATTGACgaacgaagaagaagaagaatatatTTTTCTCTCTATATGGGTCTTTATCAGTTACCGGTAGGTGGCTGTAGAGGAGAGATCCTTTGGTTAGTTCCTATCCTTATTAGAGCTACCCAATATTCGCGCCTCCTTTTTTCCCGCCCAAAGCTTGTCCACCAATTTAGCTCCTTCCGACAGTGAGAGACAACGAGAGCTTATGATGTTGAACATATTTTTCTTACAAAGGTTTATGATAACAATATTTTGTCATTAgggttttattttgttttgttcccctctctctctctctctctctctctctctctctctctctctctctctctctctctctctcctgctTTCCCTTCTTATATAACCCTGCTTGTTTTCCTTTCTTCACCTCCgcttttttccttcctttctacTCTCTTCCTAGGGATTTGATCCGACAACTAGACAGAAACAGTTTGTGTGGGAGGACAAAAAGCAATCGGGTACAATTCCGGAGGAAACTTGCCTATAATtgcttgtcttttttttttttttttcttgtttgataTAGGAGCTTTCATTGCTGTAGCTGGACGGAGCAGAGCTGCATCCAGATTAGTGTATCATTCTATTTTGGTGTACAAGAGGGGTTTGCTTCTTCAATTCAAGAAAGATTCAATGAACCCAGATCTATGGGTTACAAGGTATAGGGATCTTGGATGCTTCATCTGTGAGCTCTCTCTCCTTTTACCTCACCTAGTTCTAGCTCTCTCCCCATCTCCTTccctttgttttttattttttattctgtATGGGTTGTGTCAACGGATGAAATAATTTGATTTTGAGGCATTTGTCACTGAGGTTTTGAGAATATGTGGAGGTTTCATGTTTATTCAGATCTAGCATCTCAAGAAATAGTTTTCTGCTACTTTTAAAGCACTAGATATAAAGAAAAGGGCACGTCGCCTATCCCTGAAGGATTTCATGATCTGGAAATGGAAATGCTATGTTGATGTATATGGAAATATTTGTTTTCTCTTTTAcatttttcactttaattttataATCGATATTGCTTAATTATTTTCCCCAGTTCATAATTATAAAGGTTATTTCATAGTTTTAATTCTAGAAGTGAGATTGCATCATGGCTACTGCATGTGAGATGTCCCTAGGAATTATTAATAATCACATCATATAGGTAAGGCTTCCCCAGCTATAGGAGAACTCTCATTCAACATGTATATCTAATAAGTATGATGGCACTCATTTTCCATGCCAGGAGACTTTTGGTTCCTGTTTACATATGCAAAAACTTACTAGATAATCTCCTTTGGGTAATGATTAAACATAGAGAGATAAGACACTTTTGGTTGTTGTACTCTGAAGAAACCTCAACAAAGAAAATTTATTCATCCAACATGAagatttcataattaaattctccCTTTTTCGTTCTAACATTTGATATTCTTCCACGCAATTTGGTCCAAGGTCACCAGCACAATCCATACATGTCATTGaacctgaaattttcattttggtctGAAATTCTTACTCCATTCATATTATGCACaagaattttattaattaatttatatatttcttTCTATCAATTTCATTTGATAAAATTGTAAGCAATCAGAGAGAAATACATATTACAGTGTCTTCATTGGAGGCCTTAAATCTATAGTTTTTTCCATTCATTTCCTTAGATAAGGAATACTTTTTGCTTGAATAATAACTCACTAAAATCGCAAGTTTTATATTTTATGTGCTGTTTTGCTCAATTCATAACTTGCATCTTGGTATTTAGCAAGTTAATCGAACGAGTTCTAATACGCACACACATTTTTAATATCCACTAAACAGACGATTGCTTTAGTAAGAAAAGATGTTCAAATGAAGTGGAATGAGGCTGTTTGCACCTATTTTGTTGAGAAGGATGATTTCGCCTCTTATAAGATTGATACATGAAACTATAAGATCCTAAATTCCTACTGTATTAGTTGAATGGAATACAGGACTCAACTCATCAACAACCTGAGAACATGCACTCTTTTTCACATGTTCCTCCTGGTTTTCGGTTCCATCCCACCGAGGAAGAACTAGTTGATTACTACCTTAGGAAAAAGGTAAATTCAAGAAGCATTGACCCAGATGTCATTAAAGATGTTGACCTCTACAAAATCGAGCCGTGGGATCTTCAAGGTAGTGCTGAGTAACAATATTCTAATCAATTCATCCATTTTTTAGGGTTCAACGATCATAATGTAAGTCCTTAATCAATGAACAGAAATATGCCAAATAGGGACAGAAGATCAAAATGAATGGTACTTTTTTAGCCATAAAGACAAGAAGTATCCAACTGGAACTCGCACCAATAGAGCCACTGCAGCTGGATTTTGGAAGGCAACAGGTAGAGACAAAGCAATCTATTCCAAGCATGACTTGATTGGAATGAGGAAGACCTTAGTCTTTTACAAAGGTCGAGCTCCAAATGGACAGAAATCAGACTGGATTATGCATGAGTATCGCCTTGAAACTGATGAATATGGTACTACACAGGCAAGTAAACACATTCATGTAAATTTCTCTGTTTTAAATAAAATACCCATTTACTTCAAGAAACCAACTTGGTAATGTGAAGTTCGATTTCAGATACACTCAAGAGTAATTTTTAGCGATCCAAGCCCTTCCCACTGAGAAATTCTTTATATTAAAGAAACTTTGTATGCTTGACACAGGAAGAAGGCTGGGTTGTGTGCAGGGCCTTCAAGAAGAGAATAGCAGCTATGCGGAAAGTGAACGAGCATGAATCAAGCAGTTGGTATGAGGATCAGGTTTCTTTCATGCATGAGGAGGATTCGCCCAAGCAAAACTCACAGCCTGATTTGAACTATCACCTCTCTTACTGGGGCAAGAAAGACTCGGAATTGCAGTTTCATCGAGTTCTCAGCAGCCATGAGCACTTCCTCCAGTTCCCACTTCTACAAAGCCCTAAACTGCTGCAAGCAGCTGCCATTGTGAGTGGACTAGACATAAACCAGGCAAGCACACAAGAAGATCAAACACGTGACCAAATCTTGCATTCTCTCTATGTTCACCAAAATAATAATGGGAAAGGAGTTGATCAAGTGACCGATTGGAGAGTTCTAGACAAGTTCGTTGCTTCTCAACTAAGCCAAGAGGACGTGCCTAAGCAAAATAATAACTACTCAAATGCAACCAACAACGTCTTCCACTCGTCAGACCAGGCAAATATGCTTGCTAGACACCTGAACAAGCAAAAATGATTCAACGTCGACCTCCTGTTgtcaaattgaattatggaagtgaAACGTATATCCTTCCTAATAAAATTATATGCACCATTACGTATATACACTTATCGTACAATGATAAGTTAAGGGAAAGGGTGtacataacaaaaattaaaaaaaaaacaatataacTTAATAAGATTGTTAATTAGTACGACCAAATTAGCTAGTGGTGATCAATCGTGagtttttgagaaaaaaaaaaaaaagtcgtgAATTCATGTGTATCATTAGGTGGACTGTGAAATGGAGTGACAGCATTCATGTTTGCGTGTAAATTAAGGCATTTAATTAATGTAGCCATGGTCTAGCAGCCTCATATGCTGTCTATGAAATTAATTGTCCGTCTTGTCGATTATTTTGTGTTCCTTTTCATCTTCCAATCTAATAAATTAACACTATTCCATCAAACAATGTCTAAATATGACTTAATTTAATACTTAAAAATGTATTATTCACTTGTTAGATTTAATTTTCTATTCTCAATTAATctttgtattaaaaaaaaaaggacactTGATGAAACAGTATTAGAAAAAACCTTTTTTCTTCTTCCCACTACACTTGAACCCCATACTTTTGCTGTGTTGATGCTCTAATTTCCAAGAGAAAGAATCATGTAAACATGATAGAATAAGATATGAtcaaattcaacaaaattgaATTGATGCATATTCTAACTAGAGTTTAATTTCAGAACTAAAATTAGTTTCAGTTAGGGACTGCAGATTTCATCTTAGCTTTACATATTATACATAATCCAAGAATGTTTGATGCGTATATGTATATAATTTCATGATGATGTAAATGCTTTGCAGGGAAGTTTGGCAATTTATTTCTATTTGCGTTCATAAACGTAGAAGGCACTCCACAAATGCATTCAGATTGATTGAGCATAAAAGAGTACCACTACTAGGTTTTTTAGGGTTACAGAGTTTCTCCTTAAAATTTTGATTCCATGCCATTGCCACAATGAAAAGATAACACCTGTCCAACATAGATGGTGATGATGACAATAACTAGGAACTGTATATAAGGAATTACTTAAGGAGAAAGATTGAAGGGTGTAAACATGCACGGCAAGCAAGTATTCTTGAAGTAGATGTATTAATACAATTACGCACTCTTTG
Above is a genomic segment from Hevea brasiliensis isolate MT/VB/25A 57/8 chromosome 17, ASM3005281v1, whole genome shotgun sequence containing:
- the LOC110658337 gene encoding NAC domain-containing protein 7 isoform X2 translates to MGYKDSTHQQPENMHSFSHVPPGFRFHPTEEELVDYYLRKKVNSRSIDPDVIKDVDLYKIEPWDLQEICQIGTEDQNEWYFFSHKDKKYPTGTRTNRATAAGFWKATGRDKAIYSKHDLIGMRKTLVFYKGRAPNGQKSDWIMHEYRLETDEYGTTQAKGWVVCRAFKKRIAAMRKVNEHESSSWYEDQVSFMHEEDSPKQNSQPDLNYHLSYWGKKDSELQFHRVLSSHEHFLQFPLLQSPKLLQAAAIVSGLDINQASTQEDQTRDQILHSLYVHQNNNGKGVDQVTDWRVLDKFVASQLSQEDVPKQNNNYSNATNNVFHSSDQANMLARHLNKQK
- the LOC110658337 gene encoding NAC domain-containing protein 7 isoform X1 encodes the protein MGYKLNGIQDSTHQQPENMHSFSHVPPGFRFHPTEEELVDYYLRKKVNSRSIDPDVIKDVDLYKIEPWDLQEICQIGTEDQNEWYFFSHKDKKYPTGTRTNRATAAGFWKATGRDKAIYSKHDLIGMRKTLVFYKGRAPNGQKSDWIMHEYRLETDEYGTTQAKGWVVCRAFKKRIAAMRKVNEHESSSWYEDQVSFMHEEDSPKQNSQPDLNYHLSYWGKKDSELQFHRVLSSHEHFLQFPLLQSPKLLQAAAIVSGLDINQASTQEDQTRDQILHSLYVHQNNNGKGVDQVTDWRVLDKFVASQLSQEDVPKQNNNYSNATNNVFHSSDQANMLARHLNKQK
- the LOC110658337 gene encoding NAC domain-containing protein 7 isoform X3, encoding MHSFSHVPPGFRFHPTEEELVDYYLRKKVNSRSIDPDVIKDVDLYKIEPWDLQEICQIGTEDQNEWYFFSHKDKKYPTGTRTNRATAAGFWKATGRDKAIYSKHDLIGMRKTLVFYKGRAPNGQKSDWIMHEYRLETDEYGTTQAKGWVVCRAFKKRIAAMRKVNEHESSSWYEDQVSFMHEEDSPKQNSQPDLNYHLSYWGKKDSELQFHRVLSSHEHFLQFPLLQSPKLLQAAAIVSGLDINQASTQEDQTRDQILHSLYVHQNNNGKGVDQVTDWRVLDKFVASQLSQEDVPKQNNNYSNATNNVFHSSDQANMLARHLNKQK